Proteins co-encoded in one Polaromonas vacuolata genomic window:
- a CDS encoding S41 family peptidase has translation MGQKLKIAGWISIGVISGALTTVQLQAVARGAMTPLPLEELQQLAAVFGMIKTDYVEPVDEKKLITDAISGMVSSLDPHSVYFDKKSFKEFREGTSGRFVGVGIEITQEDGLVKVVSPIEGSPADRAGLKPNDLITKIDDTAVKGLSLNDAVKKMRGEPKSKVVLTIFRKDESRTFPVSIIREEIRTQSVRSKVIEPGYAWIRLSQFQDRTVEDFTSKMEAIYKQEPNLKGLVLDLRNDPGGLLDAAVAISSAFLPENVVVVSTNGQLAESKFTYKASPEFYQRRSGADPLKRLPAAIKTVPLVVLVNEGSASASEIVAGALQDHNRATIMGNQTFGKGSVQTVRPLGPDTGIKLTTARYYTPSGKSIQAKGIVPDVWVDETAEGSPFAVLRTREADLSNHLSSGQDAEVKNVAREKARDEALKRLEAESRKTPEQRRPPELGSDKDFPLMQAINQLKGKPVLISKSTLIENKNEKKEN, from the coding sequence ATGGGTCAAAAGCTCAAGATCGCAGGCTGGATTTCTATTGGTGTCATCTCAGGCGCACTGACCACGGTGCAATTGCAAGCCGTCGCACGCGGCGCGATGACACCCTTGCCGCTAGAAGAATTGCAGCAGCTCGCTGCGGTTTTCGGCATGATCAAAACTGATTATGTAGAACCAGTGGACGAGAAAAAACTCATCACCGACGCTATCTCCGGCATGGTCTCCAGCCTAGACCCGCATTCGGTTTATTTTGACAAAAAGTCTTTCAAAGAATTTCGTGAAGGCACTAGCGGCCGATTCGTCGGCGTGGGCATAGAGATCACGCAAGAAGACGGCTTGGTCAAAGTAGTCTCTCCTATCGAAGGCTCGCCAGCTGATCGCGCGGGTCTCAAGCCGAATGACTTGATCACAAAAATTGACGACACCGCGGTTAAAGGTTTGTCGCTCAACGATGCGGTCAAAAAAATGCGCGGTGAACCCAAGAGCAAAGTGGTGCTCACGATCTTTAGAAAAGATGAGAGTCGTACCTTTCCGGTCTCCATAATCCGCGAAGAAATTCGTACCCAATCTGTGCGCAGCAAAGTCATTGAACCCGGCTACGCTTGGATTCGCTTGAGCCAATTCCAAGACCGTACGGTTGAAGACTTCACCAGCAAAATGGAAGCGATTTACAAACAAGAGCCCAACCTCAAAGGCTTGGTCCTTGATTTGCGCAATGATCCGGGCGGTCTGCTTGACGCCGCGGTTGCAATCTCGTCAGCTTTCTTGCCAGAAAATGTGGTGGTGGTCTCGACCAATGGCCAATTAGCTGAAAGTAAATTCACCTACAAAGCCTCGCCCGAGTTTTACCAACGCCGCAGTGGCGCAGATCCACTCAAACGCCTGCCCGCAGCGATCAAGACTGTGCCACTCGTGGTGCTGGTCAATGAAGGCTCGGCATCGGCTAGCGAGATCGTCGCCGGTGCACTGCAAGACCACAATCGCGCCACCATCATGGGTAACCAGACGTTTGGCAAAGGCTCGGTGCAAACCGTGCGTCCGCTAGGTCCAGACACAGGGATCAAGCTGACCACAGCGCGCTACTACACGCCTAGCGGCAAGTCGATTCAGGCCAAAGGCATAGTGCCCGATGTTTGGGTTGATGAAACGGCAGAAGGTAGCCCATTTGCTGTGCTGCGCACACGCGAGGCCGACCTCAGCAACCACCTAAGCAGCGGTCAAGACGCTGAAGTTAAAAATGTCGCCCGTGAAAAAGCCCGCGATGAAGCCCTCAAGCGACTAGAAGCTGAGTCGCGTAAAACGCCGGAACAACGTCGTCCCCCAGAGCTCGGCAGCGACAAAGACTTCCCGTTAATGCAGGCCATTAATCAGCTCAAGGGCAAACCCGTGCTGATTAGCAAAAGCACCTTGATTGAAAACAAGAACGAGAAAAAAGAAAATTGA
- the gpmA gene encoding 2,3-diphosphoglycerate-dependent phosphoglycerate mutase, producing MYKLVLIRHGESTWNLENRFTGWVDVDLTETGVNQAKNAGKLLKNQGYDFDVAYTSVLKRATRTLWHVLDEMDRSWLPVVHNWRLNERHYGGLQGLNKGETAKKFGDAQVLVWRRSYDTPPPPLDQASADIEVQNPRYARLKPGQVPLTECLKDTVERVMPFWNEAMAPAIKAGKRIVVAAHGNSIRALIKYLDQVSDEDIVNLNIPNGIPLVYELDEQLKPLRHYYLGDSQAIALAEAAVSAQGKA from the coding sequence ATGTACAAACTTGTATTGATTCGCCATGGCGAATCGACCTGGAATCTTGAAAACCGCTTCACTGGTTGGGTCGATGTTGATCTCACTGAGACCGGTGTAAATCAGGCAAAAAATGCCGGCAAGCTACTCAAAAACCAAGGTTATGACTTTGATGTTGCCTACACCAGCGTTCTCAAGCGCGCCACCCGAACGCTGTGGCATGTGCTCGACGAGATGGACCGCAGCTGGTTGCCGGTAGTGCACAACTGGCGCCTCAATGAGCGCCATTACGGCGGTTTGCAAGGCCTCAACAAAGGCGAGACAGCGAAAAAATTTGGCGATGCACAAGTTCTGGTTTGGCGCCGCAGCTACGACACCCCGCCGCCGCCCCTAGACCAAGCCAGCGCCGACATCGAAGTTCAAAATCCCCGCTACGCCAGACTCAAGCCAGGCCAAGTACCGCTGACCGAGTGTCTTAAGGACACGGTTGAACGCGTGATGCCATTTTGGAACGAGGCGATGGCACCGGCAATTAAAGCGGGCAAACGCATCGTCGTCGCTGCCCACGGCAATTCAATACGTGCACTTATTAAATATTTGGATCAGGTCTCAGATGAAGACATCGTCAACCTGAATATTCCAAACGGCATACCCTTAGTCTATGAACTTGACGAGCAACTAAAACCTCTGCGCCACTATTATTTAGGCGACAGCCAAGCCATAGCATTGGCCGAAGCGGCGGTTAGCGCGCAAGGCAAGGCTTGA
- a CDS encoding rhodanese-like domain-containing protein, which produces MKFLIDNWMLLSIALASGAMLLWPLLSSSLNAGALSAGAAVQLINRERAVVIDVSEPSEFAAGRVGGSKNVPLEQFEDKLPAVVKNKALPLILVCTSGIRSKRALAMAKKLGYEQAQVLGGGLKAWKEANLPLDKA; this is translated from the coding sequence GTGAAATTTCTGATCGATAACTGGATGCTTCTCTCAATAGCTCTGGCTTCTGGCGCCATGTTGCTCTGGCCTCTGTTGTCTAGCAGCCTTAACGCCGGCGCCTTGAGCGCTGGTGCTGCGGTGCAACTGATTAACCGTGAACGCGCAGTCGTGATCGATGTTAGCGAGCCTAGCGAATTTGCCGCTGGCCGAGTGGGTGGCTCTAAAAATGTACCGCTTGAGCAGTTCGAAGACAAACTACCTGCAGTGGTTAAAAACAAGGCTCTGCCTTTAATTTTGGTTTGCACCTCTGGCATACGTTCCAAACGCGCGCTGGCCATGGCTAAGAAACTCGGCTACGAGCAAGCTCAAGTGCTTGGTGGCGGACTGAAAGCATGGAAAGAGGCTAACCTACCACTTGATAAAGCCTAA
- the grxC gene encoding glutaredoxin 3, producing the protein MQTVKIYTTGSCPYCVHAKQLLTQRGIQFDEVRVDSQPSERQVMMDLSGRRSVPQIFIGKNHVGGCDDLVALDGSGGLMPMLNAV; encoded by the coding sequence ATGCAAACAGTCAAGATCTACACCACGGGCAGCTGCCCCTACTGCGTTCACGCCAAGCAGTTGCTCACGCAACGCGGCATTCAATTCGATGAGGTGCGGGTCGACTCACAACCTAGCGAGCGTCAGGTCATGATGGATTTATCCGGCCGCCGCTCGGTGCCGCAAATTTTCATCGGTAAAAACCACGTGGGTGGCTGCGACGATTTAGTCGCACTCGACGGCAGCGGCGGCTTAATGCCCATGCTCAACGCTGTTTAA
- the secB gene encoding protein-export chaperone SecB produces MAEANLDPVFQIQRVYLKDLSLEQPNSPEILLNQEQPAVDIQLGVEAAPVADGLFEVTVTATVHAKIGEKTVFMVEAKQAGIFEIRNLPSEQMGAVMGIACPQIVYPYLRGNVADIVQRGGFPPVHLAEINFQAMYDQQQAEAAAASDAAPQILV; encoded by the coding sequence ATGGCTGAAGCTAATCTTGACCCCGTATTCCAAATTCAGCGCGTCTACCTCAAAGATTTGTCGCTAGAGCAGCCTAATTCCCCTGAAATCTTGCTCAATCAAGAGCAGCCAGCCGTTGATATTCAACTCGGCGTCGAAGCCGCCCCAGTCGCTGACGGCTTGTTCGAAGTTACCGTGACCGCCACCGTTCACGCAAAAATCGGTGAGAAGACAGTCTTCATGGTTGAAGCCAAACAAGCCGGTATTTTTGAAATTCGCAATCTGCCTTCCGAGCAAATGGGCGCTGTGATGGGTATTGCTTGCCCGCAAATCGTCTATCCCTACCTGCGCGGCAATGTTGCCGATATCGTTCAGCGCGGTGGTTTTCCGCCCGTGCATTTGGCCGAAATCAACTTCCAAGCCATGTACGACCAGCAGCAAGCTGAAGCCGCCGCAGCTAGCGACGCTGCGCCACAAATCCTTGTGTAA
- a CDS encoding NAD(P)H-dependent glycerol-3-phosphate dehydrogenase: MKIIVLGAGAWGTALALSVSDRHQVTLWARSAEQLAALRADRSNLRYLPGPALPAELRLSGGPSEPIAEAIAGQDLIVMATPLSAARSMLHSLRDATVPVAWLSKGFEAPVSNIPNARPFGLMVHEILAQVAPNLRAGVLSGPSFALEVARGQPTALVAASDSAEVRDALVSAFHGPNLRVYANDDIIGAEVGGAVKNVLAIATGLCDGLHLGLNARAALITRGLAEMMRLGVALGARAETFTGLSGLGDLVLTATGDLSRNRKVGLQLAEGKTLAQAIESLGHVAEGVYCAHTVVQRARLLDLDMPISEAVVELLEGRVSAHDVVSLLMEREPKNEMV, from the coding sequence ATGAAAATTATTGTTCTTGGCGCCGGTGCTTGGGGTACGGCTCTCGCGCTGAGCGTGAGTGACAGACATCAAGTCACGCTCTGGGCGCGCAGCGCTGAACAACTCGCTGCGCTGCGCGCTGATCGCAGCAATTTGCGTTATCTGCCAGGCCCAGCGCTGCCGGCTGAGCTCAGGCTCAGTGGTGGGCCGTCTGAGCCTATTGCTGAGGCGATTGCTGGTCAGGACTTAATCGTCATGGCTACGCCGCTGTCTGCTGCGCGCAGCATGCTGCACAGCCTCAGAGACGCGACTGTGCCAGTTGCTTGGCTTAGCAAAGGCTTTGAGGCGCCGGTATCAAACATTCCCAACGCCAGACCTTTTGGTTTGATGGTGCATGAAATTCTCGCTCAGGTAGCGCCTAACTTACGCGCTGGCGTGCTCAGTGGACCTAGTTTTGCACTTGAAGTCGCACGTGGCCAGCCGACGGCTTTGGTGGCTGCCAGTGATTCCGCCGAAGTGCGCGATGCGCTGGTCAGCGCCTTTCACGGTCCCAATCTACGTGTCTACGCCAACGACGACATTATTGGTGCTGAAGTCGGTGGCGCGGTTAAAAACGTGCTGGCGATTGCTACCGGTTTATGCGATGGACTCCATCTTGGCTTGAACGCCAGAGCGGCGCTGATCACGCGTGGTTTGGCCGAAATGATGCGTTTGGGCGTGGCGCTTGGCGCCAGAGCTGAAACCTTCACGGGTTTGTCAGGCCTAGGCGACTTGGTGTTAACGGCAACCGGTGACTTAAGCCGCAACCGCAAGGTTGGATTGCAGTTGGCAGAGGGCAAGACGCTGGCCCAAGCGATCGAGTCGCTGGGTCATGTCGCGGAAGGTGTTTATTGCGCCCATACAGTGGTGCAACGTGCACGGCTGTTGGATTTAGATATGCCAATTTCCGAGGCCGTGGTTGAGCTGCTAGAAGGACGTGTTTCTGCGCATGACGTTGTGAGTTTGCTGATGGAGCGAGAGCCCAAAAACGAGATGGTCTAA
- the panC gene encoding pantoate--beta-alanine ligase, translating to MHIVHTIAELRAHLAGFERPAFVPTMGNLHDGHIALVKQAKPLGDVTVSSIFVNRLQFAPNEDFDSYPRTLDADAQRLEEAGCNVLFAPREKELYPEPQTYKVHPATDLSDILEGHFRPGFFIGVSTVVLKLFSCVFAGMPGGVAAFGKKDYQQVLVVRRMIAQFALPIEVLAGETQRASDGLALSSRNSYLSQAEREEAAQLSIALRALSQAARASDSPDLPALEAQAMQALARRGWKPDYLTVRRRTDLLAPQAPMAQEPLVVLGAAKLGNTRLIDNLEF from the coding sequence ATGCATATAGTCCACACCATCGCTGAGCTGCGTGCGCATCTGGCGGGCTTTGAACGTCCCGCGTTTGTACCCACAATGGGAAACTTGCATGATGGCCATATTGCGCTGGTCAAACAGGCTAAACCGCTAGGTGATGTGACGGTGTCCAGCATTTTTGTGAACCGTCTGCAGTTCGCGCCAAATGAAGATTTCGACAGCTATCCACGCACACTGGATGCAGACGCCCAAAGACTAGAGGAAGCCGGTTGCAACGTACTGTTTGCGCCGCGCGAAAAAGAGCTTTACCCAGAGCCTCAGACTTATAAAGTGCATCCAGCCACAGACTTGAGTGACATTCTTGAAGGCCATTTCAGACCCGGCTTTTTCATAGGCGTGAGTACTGTTGTGCTAAAACTTTTTTCCTGCGTCTTCGCCGGTATGCCAGGCGGCGTGGCCGCTTTTGGTAAAAAAGATTACCAACAGGTGCTGGTGGTGCGCCGCATGATTGCGCAGTTTGCACTGCCGATTGAAGTCCTTGCTGGCGAGACCCAGCGCGCCAGCGATGGTTTAGCCTTATCGTCGCGCAACAGCTACCTCAGCCAAGCCGAGCGCGAAGAAGCCGCGCAACTCTCGATTGCCCTGCGCGCACTGAGCCAAGCGGCTAGAGCCAGCGACTCGCCCGACCTACCCGCGCTAGAAGCCCAAGCCATGCAGGCCTTGGCCAGACGCGGCTGGAAACCCGACTACCTCACCGTGCGGCGTCGTACGGATTTGCTAGCGCCTCAAGCACCGATGGCACAAGAGCCACTGGTAGTGCTGGGCGCAGCAAAGTTAGGCAATACCCGATTGATTGACAATTTAGAGTTTTAA
- the panB gene encoding 3-methyl-2-oxobutanoate hydroxymethyltransferase, translating into MTSTSSIAPENTPSSQNTSVSVAPYGSQPNANAQISRKPISLPRLREMHKQAEKITMLTAYDATFAAVADAAGVECLLVGDSLGMVCQGLSSTVGVSLETMRHHTECVANGLRRANGTAWLIGDLPFGSYHESKEQALRSAVVLMQAGAHMVKLEGGGWTEETVRFLVERGIPVCAHLGLTPQTVHALGGYRVQGKTNESASLLKRQAAALQDAGASMLVLEMVPADLSAALTQELDHCPTIGIGAGNGTAGQVLVLHDMLGMNLGKMPKFVHNFMQDSGSISGAMQAYVAAVKNGSFPNNAAHAW; encoded by the coding sequence ATGACCTCAACGTCCAGCATCGCACCAGAAAACACCCCATCCTCGCAAAATACGTCAGTTTCAGTAGCACCCTACGGCAGCCAACCAAACGCAAACGCACAGATTTCGCGCAAACCAATTAGCCTGCCGCGGCTGCGCGAGATGCATAAGCAAGCCGAAAAAATCACCATGCTCACCGCCTATGACGCGACTTTTGCAGCGGTTGCCGATGCAGCTGGCGTTGAGTGTCTGTTGGTTGGCGACTCCCTCGGCATGGTCTGCCAAGGCCTGAGCAGCACAGTAGGCGTGAGCTTAGAAACCATGCGCCACCACACTGAGTGCGTTGCCAACGGTTTGCGCCGCGCAAACGGCACGGCTTGGCTGATTGGCGACTTACCCTTTGGCAGCTATCACGAATCAAAAGAGCAGGCTTTGCGCAGCGCCGTAGTGCTGATGCAGGCTGGGGCTCACATGGTCAAACTTGAAGGCGGTGGATGGACCGAAGAGACGGTACGCTTTTTGGTCGAACGTGGCATTCCCGTCTGCGCCCACTTGGGCCTGACGCCGCAAACCGTGCACGCCTTGGGCGGCTACAGAGTACAAGGCAAAACCAATGAGTCAGCCAGCTTACTCAAGCGCCAAGCGGCCGCGTTGCAAGACGCCGGAGCCTCCATGCTGGTGCTAGAAATGGTGCCAGCAGATCTATCAGCAGCCCTTACCCAAGAGCTAGATCACTGCCCCACGATAGGCATAGGCGCGGGCAATGGCACGGCCGGTCAGGTGTTGGTGCTGCATGACATGTTGGGCATGAACTTAGGCAAAATGCCAAAGTTTGTGCATAACTTTATGCAGGACTCCGGCAGCATCAGTGGCGCCATGCAGGCCTATGTTGCAGCGGTTAAAAACGGCAGCTTTCCGAATAACGCAGCCCATGCTTGGTAA
- a CDS encoding segregation and condensation protein A produces MPVVVDQVALARLYGEPLFAMPRDLYIPPDALQIFLEAFEGPLDLLLYLIRKQNFNILDIPMAAMTRQYLSYVEEIRSTNLELAAEYLLMAAMLIEIKSRMLLPPKKVAEGEEAEDPRAELVRRLLEYEQIKLASQKLNQIPQFGRDFLRAQVHIEQALQPRFPDVGVGDLQQAWSDIIKRAKLVQHHVISREELSVREHMSIVLRKLQGRKFLEFEQLFDTSRGMPVLVVTFIALLELSKEGLLDVTQAEAFAPIYVRLAYTPTTFSEPPSQITES; encoded by the coding sequence ATGCCAGTGGTGGTCGACCAAGTCGCATTAGCCAGGCTGTATGGCGAGCCACTGTTTGCCATGCCGCGCGATCTCTACATTCCGCCGGACGCGCTACAAATTTTTCTAGAGGCCTTTGAAGGCCCACTGGACTTGTTGCTCTACCTGATACGCAAGCAAAACTTCAATATTCTCGACATTCCCATGGCCGCGATGACGCGCCAATACCTCAGCTATGTTGAGGAAATTCGCAGCACAAATTTAGAGCTAGCCGCCGAATATTTGCTCATGGCCGCCATGCTCATTGAGATCAAGTCGCGCATGCTGCTGCCGCCCAAAAAAGTCGCTGAAGGCGAAGAGGCGGAAGACCCGCGTGCCGAGCTGGTGCGCCGGTTGCTGGAATACGAGCAAATCAAACTAGCCTCGCAAAAACTGAATCAAATCCCGCAATTTGGCCGCGACTTTCTGCGCGCCCAAGTGCATATTGAGCAAGCGCTGCAGCCGCGTTTTCCCGACGTTGGGGTCGGTGACTTGCAGCAAGCTTGGAGCGACATCATCAAGCGCGCCAAGCTAGTTCAGCACCACGTGATCTCGCGCGAAGAGCTCTCGGTGCGCGAGCACATGAGCATAGTGCTGCGCAAACTGCAAGGCCGAAAGTTTCTTGAATTTGAACAACTGTTTGACACTTCGCGCGGCATGCCGGTGCTGGTGGTGACCTTTATCGCGCTGCTAGAGCTGTCTAAAGAAGGCTTGCTCGACGTGACCCAAGCCGAAGCCTTTGCACCTATTTACGTGCGCTTGGCCTACACGCCAACAACATTTTCAGAGCCCCCAAGTCAGATCACTGAGTCTTAA
- a CDS encoding DUF3460 family protein, translating into MSLFRRPDYTSEATQFIEQLKVNRPTLEAEQRAGRALLWDKDLSRTEQAQYSEARVAQQAYVYSNKTPAVGKKPII; encoded by the coding sequence ATGTCCCTATTTCGCCGTCCCGACTACACCTCAGAAGCCACGCAGTTCATTGAACAGCTAAAGGTCAACCGCCCCACCCTAGAGGCCGAGCAACGCGCTGGCCGCGCCTTGCTTTGGGACAAAGACCTGAGTCGCACCGAGCAAGCCCAATACAGCGAAGCACGCGTGGCGCAGCAAGCCTACGTCTACAGCAATAAAACGCCAGCCGTTGGCAAAAAACCCATTATCTAA
- the metG gene encoding methionine--tRNA ligase yields MSQRRLFVTTALPYANGKFHIGHIMEYIQADIWVRFQKMQGHAVNFVGADDAHGAPIMIAAEKAGVTPQQFVADIAAGRKPYLDGFHIAFDNWHSTDGPENHVLAQQIYRDLKKAGLIASKTIEQFFDPEKNMFLPDRFIKGQCPRCNAKDQYGDNCEVCGAVYAPTDLINPYSALTGAVPVLKSSEHFFFTLSDPRCVEFLQAWTQDGKLQPEVANKVKEWFSVRSNQDGSSSEGLGDWDISRDAPYFGIEIPDAPGKYFYVWLDAPVGYLASLKNLLDKRGESYDDYMADPALEQYHFIGKDIVTFHTLFWPAMLHFSGRKTPDNIFVHGFLTVNNGEKMSKSRGTGLDPLKYLSLGMNPEWLRYYLAAKLNARNEDIDFNADDFMARVNSDLIGKYVNIASRAAGFIAKRFAGSLGEVTGDGAALLGELRAQQAAIADLYDKREFAKALRETMLLTDQVNAYVDQNKPWELAKKADMDARLQDVCTVCIEAFRILSIYLKPVLPGLVEQVEVFLKIAPLTFAQANTPLGNGHLIGDYKHLMQRVDIKQLEALFETPAALETIPAAATALNAEVAEAQVNALPGGEAIAPTITIDDFAKIDLRIAKIVNCEAVAGSVKLLRLTLDAGEGRLRNVFSGIASVYKPEDLIGKHTVMVANLAPRKMKFGISEGMVLAAGHADEKTDAGIYVLEPVAGAQPGMRVG; encoded by the coding sequence CAGCGTCGCCTGTTCGTCACTACCGCCCTGCCTTATGCCAATGGAAAATTCCATATCGGCCACATCATGGAATACATACAGGCCGACATCTGGGTGCGTTTCCAAAAAATGCAGGGCCATGCGGTGAACTTCGTCGGCGCCGACGATGCCCACGGCGCGCCCATCATGATTGCCGCTGAAAAAGCCGGCGTCACGCCGCAGCAGTTTGTGGCTGATATCGCCGCTGGTCGCAAGCCTTATTTAGATGGCTTTCACATTGCCTTTGATAACTGGCACTCCACCGATGGTCCAGAAAACCATGTCCTAGCCCAGCAAATTTACCGCGACTTAAAAAAAGCCGGGCTGATTGCCAGCAAAACCATTGAGCAGTTTTTCGATCCCGAAAAAAATATGTTCTTGCCGGATCGCTTTATCAAAGGCCAATGCCCGCGCTGCAATGCCAAAGACCAATATGGCGACAATTGCGAAGTCTGCGGCGCAGTCTATGCGCCCACCGATTTGATCAACCCGTATTCAGCGCTTACCGGTGCAGTGCCGGTGCTAAAAAGCTCAGAGCACTTTTTCTTCACCTTGTCAGACCCACGCTGCGTTGAGTTTTTACAAGCCTGGACACAAGACGGCAAACTGCAACCCGAAGTAGCCAACAAGGTCAAAGAATGGTTCTCGGTGCGCAGCAACCAAGATGGCAGCAGCTCTGAAGGCTTGGGCGACTGGGACATTAGCCGCGATGCGCCCTACTTTGGGATTGAAATCCCCGATGCACCGGGTAAGTATTTTTATGTCTGGCTGGACGCGCCGGTGGGTTACTTGGCCTCGCTGAAAAACCTGCTCGACAAGCGCGGCGAGAGTTATGACGACTACATGGCCGACCCGGCGCTGGAGCAATACCACTTCATTGGCAAAGACATCGTCACTTTTCACACCTTGTTCTGGCCAGCGATGCTGCACTTTAGCGGCCGCAAGACACCGGACAACATCTTTGTGCACGGCTTTTTAACCGTTAACAACGGCGAGAAAATGAGCAAAAGCCGCGGTACTGGATTAGACCCGCTCAAATACTTAAGTCTGGGCATGAACCCCGAGTGGCTGCGCTACTACCTAGCGGCGAAACTCAACGCACGCAATGAAGACATAGACTTTAATGCCGACGACTTTATGGCCCGGGTTAACAGCGACCTGATTGGCAAATACGTCAACATCGCCAGCCGCGCAGCCGGTTTTATCGCCAAGCGTTTTGCCGGCAGTTTGGGTGAAGTCACTGGCGATGGCGCCGCTCTACTGGGCGAGTTACGCGCGCAGCAAGCCGCCATTGCTGACCTTTATGACAAGCGAGAATTTGCCAAAGCATTGCGCGAAACCATGCTGCTGACCGATCAAGTCAATGCCTACGTAGACCAGAACAAGCCGTGGGAGTTAGCCAAAAAAGCCGATATGGACGCACGCCTGCAAGACGTCTGCACGGTCTGCATAGAGGCTTTTCGCATACTCAGTATTTACCTAAAACCGGTGCTACCAGGCTTAGTCGAACAAGTCGAAGTATTTTTAAAAATTGCGCCGCTAACATTTGCACAAGCAAACACGCCTTTAGGCAATGGCCACCTGATTGGCGACTACAAGCACTTGATGCAGCGCGTCGATATCAAACAACTAGAAGCATTGTTTGAAACGCCCGCAGCGCTTGAAACTATTCCTGCCGCAGCAACTGCTCTGAATGCAGAGGTCGCCGAGGCGCAAGTCAACGCACTGCCCGGAGGCGAAGCCATAGCGCCGACCATCACGATTGACGACTTTGCCAAGATAGACCTGCGCATCGCAAAAATCGTCAACTGCGAAGCCGTTGCCGGCTCGGTCAAGCTACTGCGCTTGACGTTAGACGCCGGCGAAGGCCGGCTGCGCAATGTCTTTAGCGGCATTGCCAGCGTCTATAAACCCGAAGACTTGATTGGCAAGCACACCGTCATGGTGGCTAATTTAGCGCCGCGCAAAATGAAGTTTGGCATCAGTGAAGGCATGGTGCTGGCTGCCGGTCATGCGGATGAAAAAACCGATGCGGGGATTTATGTGCTCGAACCAGTCGCCGGCGCCCAGCCCGGAATGCGGGTGGGCTAA